The following proteins come from a genomic window of Leopardus geoffroyi isolate Oge1 chromosome A3, O.geoffroyi_Oge1_pat1.0, whole genome shotgun sequence:
- the SOX12 gene encoding transcription factor SOX-12 encodes MVQQRGARAKRDGGPPPPGPGPAEEGAREPGWCKTPSGHIKRPMNAFMVWSQHERRKIMDQWPDMHNAEISKRLGRRWQLLQDSEKIPFVREAERLRLKHMADYPDYKYRPRKKSKGAPAKARPRPPGGGGGGSRLKPGPQLPGRGGRRAAGGPLGGSAAAPEDDDEDDDEELLEVRLVETPGRELWRMVPAGRAARGPAERAQGPSGEGAAVTAASPTPSEDEEPEEEEEEAAAVEEGEEETVASGEEPLGFLSRLPPGPAGLDCSALDRDPDLPPPSGTSHFEFPDYCTPEVTEMIAGDWRPSSIADLVFTY; translated from the coding sequence ATGGTGCAGCAGCGGGGCGCGAGGGCCAAGCGGGACGGCGGGCCGCCGCCCCCGGGGCCCGGGCCGGCCGAGGAGGGGGCGCGTGAGCCCGGCTGGTGCAAGACGCCGAGCGGCCACATTAAGAGACCGATGAACGCGTTCATGGTGTGGTCGCAGCACGAGCGGCGGAAGATCATGGACCAGTGGCCCGACATGCACAACGCCGAGATCTCCAAGCGCCTGGGCCGCCGCTGGCAGCTGCTGCAGGACTCGGAGAAGATCCCGTTTGTGCGGGAGGCGGAGCGGCTGCGCCTCAAGCACATGGCGGATTACCCGGACTACAAGTACCGGCCGCGCAAAAAGAGCAAGGGGGCGCCCGCCAAggcgcggccccgcccccccggcGGCGGTGGTGGCGGCAGCCGGCTCAAGCCCGGGCCGCAGCTGCCTGGCCGCGGGGGCCGCCGAGCAGCGGGCGGGCCTTTGGGGGGCAGCGCGGCGGCGCCCGAGGACGACGACGAGGACGACGACGAGGAGCTGCTGGAAGTACGCCTGGTCGAGACCCCAGGGAGGGAGCTGTGGAGGATGGTCCCAGCGGGGCGGGCTGCCCGGGGACCCGCGGAGCGCGCCCAAGGGCCGTCGGGCGAGGGGGCGGCTGTCACCGCCGCCTCCCCCACTCCGTCGGAGGACGAGgagccagaggaagaggaggaggaggcggcggcggtgGAGGAAGGCGAAGAGGAGACGGTGGCGTCGGGGGAGGAGCCGCTGGGCTTTCTGTCCAGActgccccccggccccgccggcCTGGACTGCAGCGCCCTGGACCGCGACCCGGACCTGCCGCCCCCCTCGGGCACGTCGCATTTCGAGTTCCCGGACTACTGCACCCCCGAAGTTACCGAGATGATCGCGGGGGACTGGCGCCCGTCTAGCATCGCCGACCTGGTTTTCACCTACTGA